In the Flavobacterium acetivorans genome, one interval contains:
- the rpsD gene encoding 30S ribosomal protein S4 encodes MARYTGPKTRIARKFGEAIFGDDKAFEKRNYPPGQHGMAKKRGKKSEYAIQLMEKQKAKYSYGILEKQFRGLFKKASATKGVTGEVLLQLCEARLDNVVFRMGIAPSRRGARQLVSHRHITVNGDVVNIASYHLKPGDKVAVREKSKSLEAIERSLSNSSHVYEWITWNNDVKEGTFVTVPARLQIPENIKEQLIVELYNK; translated from the coding sequence ATGGCAAGATATACTGGTCCAAAAACTAGAATTGCTCGTAAATTTGGCGAGGCAATTTTCGGAGATGACAAAGCTTTCGAAAAAAGAAATTATCCACCTGGACAACACGGGATGGCTAAAAAAAGAGGTAAAAAATCTGAATATGCAATCCAGTTAATGGAAAAGCAAAAAGCTAAATATTCTTATGGAATTTTAGAAAAACAATTCAGAGGTTTATTTAAAAAAGCATCAGCTACTAAAGGTGTTACTGGTGAGGTTCTTTTACAATTATGTGAAGCAAGATTAGATAACGTTGTTTTTAGAATGGGTATTGCTCCTTCTAGAAGAGGTGCTAGACAGCTTGTTTCTCACAGACATATTACCGTAAATGGCGATGTTGTAAATATTGCTTCTTACCACCTTAAACCTGGTGATAAAGTTGCAGTTCGTGAAAAATCTAAGTCATTAGAAGCTATCGAACGTTCTTTATCTAATTCAAGTCATGTTTATGAATGGATTACTTGGAATAATGACGTTAAAGAGGGTACTTTTGTTACTGTACCAGCTAGACTTCAAATTCCAGAAAACATTAAAGAACAATTAATCGTAGAGTTGTACAACAAATAA
- the rpsM gene encoding 30S ribosomal protein S13, with protein sequence MARIAGVDIPKNKRGVIALTYIFGLGKSRAIEILDKAQVSQDKKVQDWNDDEIGAIREAVGVFKIEGELRSEVSLNIKRLMDIGCYRGIRHRTGLPLRGQRTKNNSRTRKGKRKTVANKKKATK encoded by the coding sequence ATGGCAAGAATAGCAGGGGTTGATATCCCGAAAAATAAGAGAGGTGTTATAGCACTTACCTATATCTTTGGATTAGGAAAAAGTAGAGCTATTGAGATTTTAGATAAAGCTCAAGTTAGCCAAGACAAAAAAGTTCAAGACTGGAATGATGACGAGATCGGAGCAATTCGTGAAGCTGTTGGAGTTTTTAAAATTGAAGGAGAATTGCGTTCTGAAGTTTCTTTAAACATCAAACGTTTAATGGATATTGGATGTTACAGAGGTATTCGTCATAGAACTGGTCTTCCTTTAAGAGGACAAAGAACTAAGAATAACTCTAGAACTAGAAAAGGTAAAAGAAAAACTGTTGCTAACAAGAAAAAAGCAACTAAATAA
- the infA gene encoding translation initiation factor IF-1 encodes MAKQSAIEQDGSIIEALSNAMFRVELENGHIVIAHISGKMRMHYIKLLPGDKVKLEMSPYDLSKARITYRY; translated from the coding sequence ATGGCAAAACAATCAGCAATAGAACAAGACGGATCCATAATTGAAGCATTATCAAATGCTATGTTCCGTGTGGAGTTAGAAAACGGACATATTGTAATTGCTCATATTTCTGGTAAAATGCGTATGCATTACATCAAATTATTACCTGGTGATAAAGTGAAACTAGAGATGAGTCCTTATGATTTGTCAAAAGCAAGAATTACTTATAGATATTAA
- the rplQ gene encoding 50S ribosomal protein L17, translating to MRHGKKFNHLSRQTAHRKSMLANMACSLIEHKRINTTVAKAKALKQFVEPLITKSKNDTTHNRRIVFAYLRSKYAVTDLFRDVAAKVGDRPGGYTRIIKVGNRLGDNADMAMIELVDFNELYNGGKKEVKKAKSRRGGKAKKADEATEAPVAETETTTDAAE from the coding sequence ATGAGACACGGAAAAAAATTCAATCACTTAAGCAGACAGACTGCACATAGAAAATCTATGTTGGCTAATATGGCTTGTTCTCTTATCGAGCACAAACGTATTAACACTACTGTTGCTAAAGCAAAAGCACTTAAACAATTTGTTGAGCCGCTTATAACAAAATCTAAAAATGATACGACTCACAATCGTCGTATCGTTTTTGCTTACTTACGTAGTAAATATGCTGTAACTGACTTGTTCAGAGATGTAGCTGCTAAAGTAGGAGATCGTCCAGGTGGATACACTCGTATTATTAAAGTTGGAAATCGTTTAGGAGATAATGCTGATATGGCAATGATCGAATTGGTAGATTTCAATGAACTTTACAATGGCGGTAAAAAAGAAGTTAAAAAAGCAAAAAGCCGTCGTGGTGGAAAAGCTAAGAAAGCTGATGAAGCTACTGAGGCTCCAGTTGCTGAAACTGAAACTACTACAGACGCTGCTGAATAG
- the rpsK gene encoding 30S ribosomal protein S11: MAKATAKKRKVIVESTGEAHISATFNNIIISLTNKKGEVISWSSAGKMGFRGSKKNTPYAAQMAAEDCSKVALEAGLKKVKVYVKGPGNGRESAIRSLHNGGIEVTEIIDVTPMPHNGCRPPKRRRV, from the coding sequence ATGGCTAAAGCAACTGCAAAAAAACGTAAAGTTATCGTTGAATCAACGGGAGAAGCTCATATTTCTGCTACCTTCAATAACATCATCATTTCTTTGACAAACAAAAAAGGTGAAGTTATTTCTTGGTCTTCAGCTGGTAAGATGGGTTTTAGAGGTTCTAAAAAGAATACTCCATACGCAGCTCAAATGGCAGCAGAAGATTGTAGTAAAGTAGCTCTTGAAGCTGGATTGAAAAAAGTTAAGGTTTATGTAAAAGGACCAGGAAACGGACGTGAGTCTGCGATTCGTTCTTTGCATAATGGTGGAATTGAAGTGACTGAAATTATCGACGTTACTCCAATGCCTCACAACGGATGTCGTCCTCCAAAAAGACGTAGAGTTTAA
- the carA gene encoding glutamine-hydrolyzing carbamoyl-phosphate synthase small subunit translates to MKYTTRQSAILLLSDGTIFHGKSIGISGTTFGEVCFNTGMTGYQEIFTDPSYFGQIMVATNTHIGNYGVNEKEVESDGIKISGLVCKNFSFNYSREDASGSLEDYFIKHNLICISDVDTRALVSYIRDNGAMNAVICTDGTSVEDLKAALANVPDMKGLELASKVSTKEPYFFGNEDATYKISALDLGIKTNILRNLAKRDCYIKVFPFDATYQEMDSFNPDGFFLSNGPGDPEPLSSAIEVAKEILANNKPLFGICLGHQVIGLANGVSTYKMFNGHRGINHPVKNIISGKGEITSQNHGFAVNKEELDNHPDLEITHLHLNDGTVAGMRMKNKNCFSVQYHPEASPGPHDSSYLFDQFIENIKG, encoded by the coding sequence ATGAAATATACAACACGACAAAGTGCCATACTTTTACTAAGTGATGGAACAATTTTTCACGGAAAATCGATAGGAATCAGCGGAACTACTTTTGGTGAAGTTTGTTTCAATACCGGTATGACGGGATATCAGGAGATTTTTACCGATCCTTCTTATTTTGGTCAAATTATGGTGGCAACAAATACGCACATTGGTAATTATGGAGTAAATGAAAAGGAAGTAGAATCTGATGGGATTAAAATCTCAGGCTTGGTTTGTAAAAACTTCAGTTTCAATTATTCAAGAGAAGATGCTTCTGGAAGTTTAGAGGATTATTTTATAAAGCATAATCTGATTTGCATATCCGATGTTGATACTAGAGCATTAGTGAGTTATATTCGCGATAACGGAGCTATGAATGCGGTTATTTGTACCGATGGAACATCAGTAGAAGATTTAAAAGCGGCATTAGCAAATGTTCCGGATATGAAAGGATTGGAACTAGCTTCAAAAGTTTCAACTAAAGAACCTTACTTCTTCGGGAATGAGGATGCAACATATAAAATATCAGCTTTAGATTTAGGTATTAAAACTAATATACTTCGTAATCTAGCCAAAAGAGATTGTTATATTAAAGTTTTTCCTTTTGATGCCACTTATCAAGAAATGGACTCTTTTAATCCGGATGGTTTTTTCTTGTCTAATGGACCTGGAGATCCAGAACCGCTTTCAAGCGCAATTGAAGTGGCAAAAGAAATCTTAGCAAACAATAAACCCTTATTTGGTATCTGTTTAGGGCATCAAGTAATTGGTTTGGCAAATGGAGTATCTACTTATAAAATGTTCAACGGGCATAGAGGGATTAACCATCCGGTGAAAAATATAATTTCTGGAAAAGGGGAAATCACATCGCAGAATCATGGTTTTGCAGTAAATAAAGAAGAACTAGACAATCATCCTGATTTAGAGATCACACATCTTCATCTTAATGACGGTACTGTTGCGGGTATGAGAATGAAAAACAAAAATTGTTTCTCTGTTCAATACCATCCGGAAGCAAGTCCTGGACCACATGACTCCTCTTACTTATTTGATCAATTTATTGAGAATATAAAAGGGTAA
- the ykgO gene encoding type B 50S ribosomal protein L36 — protein MKVRASVKKRSPECIIVRRKGRLYVINKKNPRFKQRQG, from the coding sequence ATGAAAGTTAGAGCATCAGTAAAAAAGAGAAGTCCCGAGTGCATTATTGTGCGTAGAAAAGGGAGATTGTACGTTATAAACAAAAAGAATCCTAGATTTAAACAAAGACAAGGATAA
- a CDS encoding DNA-directed RNA polymerase subunit alpha yields the protein MAIFNFQKPDKVIMIDSTDFEGKFEFRPLEPGYGLTVGNALRRVLLSALEGYAITSVRIEGVDHEFSTISGVVEDVTEIILNLKQVRFKRQIEDIDSEAVTVSISGKDQLTAGDFQKFLSGFQVLNPELVICNLDSKIKLNIDLTIEKGRGYVPAEENKKQNAAIGTIFTDSIFTPVKNVKYAIENFRVEQKTDYEKLVFEIKTDGSINPKDALTEAAKVLIHHFMLFSDERITLEADEIAQTESYDEESLHMRQLLKTKLVDMDLSVRALNCLKAAEVDTLGDLVSFNKNDLMKFRNFGKKSLTELDELVAIKNLNFGMDLAKYKLDKE from the coding sequence ATGGCAATATTTAATTTTCAGAAGCCCGATAAAGTTATCATGATCGATTCAACCGATTTTGAAGGTAAATTTGAATTTAGACCTTTAGAACCGGGTTATGGATTGACTGTTGGTAATGCACTTAGAAGAGTTTTGCTTTCAGCATTAGAAGGTTATGCAATTACATCTGTTCGCATAGAAGGTGTAGATCATGAGTTTTCTACTATTTCAGGAGTTGTTGAAGATGTTACCGAAATCATTCTTAATCTTAAACAAGTACGTTTCAAACGTCAAATTGAAGATATAGATAGCGAAGCAGTTACTGTTTCTATTTCTGGAAAAGATCAATTAACAGCTGGTGATTTTCAAAAATTCCTTTCAGGTTTCCAAGTTTTGAATCCAGAACTTGTGATCTGTAATTTAGACAGTAAAATCAAACTGAATATCGATTTAACAATCGAAAAAGGTAGAGGATATGTTCCTGCTGAGGAGAACAAAAAACAAAATGCTGCAATTGGAACTATTTTTACGGATTCTATTTTTACTCCGGTAAAGAACGTAAAATACGCCATTGAAAACTTCCGTGTAGAGCAAAAAACAGATTATGAAAAATTAGTTTTTGAAATAAAAACTGATGGATCCATCAATCCTAAAGACGCTCTTACTGAAGCTGCTAAAGTTTTAATTCACCATTTCATGTTATTCTCTGACGAAAGGATTACACTCGAGGCTGATGAAATCGCACAAACAGAATCGTATGATGAGGAATCATTACACATGAGACAATTGCTTAAAACTAAGCTTGTTGATATGGATTTGTCTGTAAGAGCATTAAATTGTTTGAAAGCGGCTGAAGTTGATACACTTGGTGATTTAGTATCGTTCAATAAAAATGACCTAATGAAATTCCGTAATTTCGGTAAAAAATCTTTAACTGAGCTAGATGAACTTGTAGCTATTAAAAATTTGAACTTCGGTATGGATTTAGCAAAATACAAACTAGATAAAGAATAA